Proteins found in one Sorghum bicolor cultivar BTx623 chromosome 1, Sorghum_bicolor_NCBIv3, whole genome shotgun sequence genomic segment:
- the LOC8080564 gene encoding aquaporin TIP1-1: MPISRIAVGTHHEVYHPGALKAALAEFISTLIFVFAGQGSGMAFSKLTSGGATTPSGLIAAAVAHAFALFVAVSVGANISGGHVNPAVTFGAFVGGNITLFRGLLYWVAQLLGSTVACFLLRFSTGGLATGTFGLTGVSVWEAVVMEIVMTFGLVYTVYATAVDPKKGSLGTIAPIAIGFIVGANILVGGAFTGASMNPAVSFGPALVSWEWGYQWVYWVGPLIGGGLAGVIYELLFISQTHEQLPTTDY, translated from the exons ATGCCGATCAGCAGGATCGCCGTGGGGACCCACCATGAGGTGTACCACCCGGGCGCCCTCAAGGCGGCGTTGGCTGAGTTCATCTCCACCCTCATCTTCGTCTTCGCCGGCCAGGGTTCCGGCATGGCCTTCA GCAAGCTGACGAGCGGCGGCGCGACGACCCCCTCGGGCCTGATCGCGGCGGCTGTGGCGCACGCCTTCGCGCTGTTCGTGGCGGTGTCCGTGGGCGCCAACATCTCCGGCGGTCACGTGAACCCTGCCGTGACCTTCGGCGCGTTCGTGGGCGGCAACATCACCCTGTTCCGCGGCCTCCTGTACTGGGTGGCGCAGCTGCTGGGCTCCACGGTGGCGTGCTTCCTGCTCCGCTTCTCCACGGGCGGGCTGGCCACGGGCACCTTCGGCCTGACCGGCGTCTCCGTGTGGGAGGCGGTGGTGATGGAGATCGTGATGACCTTCGGGCTGGTGTACACGGTGTACGCCACCGCCGTTGACCCCAAGAAGGGCAGCCTGGGCACCATCGCCCCCATCGCCATCGGCTTCATCGTCGGCGCCAACATCCTGGTCGGCGGCGCCTTCACCGGCGCGTCCATGAACCCCGCCGTGTCCTTCGGCCCTGCCCTCGTCAGCTGGGAGTGGGGATACCAGTGGGTGTACTGGGTCGGCCCACTCATCGGCGGCGGCCTCGCTGGCGTCATCTACGAGCTGCTCTTCATCTCCCAAACCCACGAGCAGCTCCCCACCACCGACTACTAA
- the LOC8080563 gene encoding cyclin-dependent kinases regulatory subunit 1 encodes MGQIQYSEKYFDDTYEYRHVVLPPEVAKLLPKNRLLSENEWRAIGVQQSRGWMHYAIHRPEPHIMLFRRPINYQQQQEAAAAQLLAK; translated from the exons ATGGGTCAGATCCAGTACTCCGAGAAGTACTTCGACGATACCTACGAGTACAG ACACGTCGTCCTCCCGCCCGAGGTCGCCAAGCTCCTCCCCAAGAACCGCCTCCTCTCCGAG AACGAGTGGCGCGCGATCGGCGTGCAGCAGAGCCGCGGGTGGATGCACTACGCGATCCACCGTCCGGAGCCGCACATCATGCTGTTCCGCCGCCCGATCAActaccagcagcagcaggaggcggCTGCCGCGCAGTTGCTCGCCAAGTGA